The following coding sequences lie in one Sorghum bicolor cultivar BTx623 chromosome 6, Sorghum_bicolor_NCBIv3, whole genome shotgun sequence genomic window:
- the LOC110436369 gene encoding ubiquinol oxidase 4, chloroplastic/chromoplastic-like: protein MAVASTSPLSAKPTTATSPPTPAFGFLAPRSRRGRATAWRSLLVEAIRTQREKQGTEGHFEESAAAPLDGVGVGADDPVVPSSDASDWVVKLEQSFNIFATDSVIMVLKGVYRDRYYARFFALETIARVPYFAFISVLHMYSTFGWWRRADYIKVHFAQSWNEFHHLLIMEELGGNSLWIDCFLARFMAFFYYFVTVAMYMLSPRMAYHFSECVERHAYSTYDEFLKLHEEELKRLPAPEAALEYYLNEDLYLFDEFQASRSPGSRRPKIDNLYDVFVNIRDDEAEHCKTMKTCQTHGNLRSPHSTQNCLEADTECVIPENDCEGIVDCVKKSLTK, encoded by the exons ATGGCGGTAGCCTCGACGTCGCCCCTTTCCGCCAAGCCCACCACGGCCACCTCGCCGCCCACTCCCGCATTCGGCTTCCTCGCTCCCCGCTCCCGCCGCGGCCGCGCCACCGCGTG GAGGAGTCTCCTCGTGGAGGCGATCCGGACGCAGCGGGAGAAACAGGGGACGGAGGGGCACTTCGAGGAGTCCGCCGCCGCGCCCCTGGACGGAGTCGGAGTCGGAGCCGATGACCCCGTGGTTCCCTCCTCGGACGCGAGCGACTGGGTGGTCAAGCTCGAGCAGTCCTTCAACATTTTCGCCACG GATTCGGTGATAATGGTACTCAAGGGCGTGTACCGTGATCGGTACTACGCCAGGTTCTTTGCGCTGGAGACGATTGCCAGGGTGCCGTATTTCG CGTTCATATCGGTGCTTCACATGTATTCGACCTTTGGCTGGTGGAGACGAGCTGATTATATAAAGGTTCACTTTGCGCAAAGCTGGAACGAGTTCCATCACCTCTTGATCATGGAA GAATTGGGTGGCAACTCTTTATGGATTGACTGTTTCCTTGCTCGGTTTATGGCGTTTTTTTACTACTTCGTGACTGTTGCGATGTACATGCTGAGCCCAAGAATGGCAT ATCACTTTTCTGAATGTGTGGAGAGACATGCATATTCCACCTATGACGAGTTCCTCAAGCTCCATGAAG AGGAATTGAAAAGACTACCAGCTCCAGAGGCAGCATTAGAATATTACCTGAATGAGGACCTTTACTTATTCG ATGAGTTTCAGGCATCAAGAAGTCCAGGTTCTAGGAGGCCTAAAATAG ATAACTTATATGATGTATTTGTCAATATACGAGATGACGAGGCAGAACACTGCAAGACAATGAAGACCTGTCAAACACACGGAAATCTTCGTTCTCCTCACTCAACGCAGAACTGCTTAGAAGCTGATACGGAATGTGTAATACCTGAAAACGATTGTGAAGGTATTGTGGACTGTGTCAAAAAGTCCCTTACAAAGTAA
- the LOC8082575 gene encoding uncharacterized protein LOC8082575 codes for MVVRRLGGAGRALLTLPNIRRRASNSWAAVCDTFFSTKQVFENHRIVFTVGTSIASVLTAWAGYSLRQVHQSRIERRLESIESSLKGNHKVEHEEIKKIVTSSNISAPACVATAMTTMVVGYTLGWRGGAWYARRAFRREQQKLMMGHMKSHNRWHWRPFNRLRNRLRNSRLASKNKSTNAHPSVGQSSEAPSTSSSGASADVSSAAQSAVGSA; via the exons ATGGTGGTGCGGCGGCTGGGCGGCGCGGGGCGCGCGCTGCTCACGCTCCCCAATATCCGGAGGCGGGCGTCCAACTCCTGGGCCGCTGTCTGCGACACCTTCTTCTCCACCAAG CAAGTGTTCGAGAACCACCGCATCGTCTTCACCGTCGGCACCTCCATCGCCTCCGTCCTCACGGCTTGGGCTG GCTATTCACTTCGTCAGGTTCATCAATCAAGGATTGAAAGGAGGCTTGAGTCAATTGAATCATCT CTGAAGGGTAACCACAAAGTTGAACATGAAGAGATAAAAAAGATTGTCACTTCCAGCAATATTAGCGCTCCAGCCTGTGTAGCCACGGCGATGACCACAATGGTTGTTGG GTACACGCTAGGATGGCGAGGTGGTGCTTGGTATGCTCGAAGGGCCTTCAGAAGAGAGCAACAAAAGCTGATGATGGGTCACATGAAGTCACACAACAGATGGCACTGGCGGCCCTTCAACCGGCTCAGGAACAGGCTCAGAAACAGCAGGTTAGCCTCCAAGAACAAGAGCACCAACGCCCATCCGTCGGTGGGTCAAAGCAGCGAGGCCCCCTCAACCTCAAGCAGCGGGGCCTCTGCGGACGTTAGCAGTGCTGCTCAGTCAGCAGTGGGCAGTGCATGA